From Pseudothermotoga thermarum DSM 5069, a single genomic window includes:
- a CDS encoding SpoIIE family protein phosphatase, whose translation MITCEIHYAQKNKSGELVCGDAVYYKHDENKMVVSVSDGLGSGVKANILATLTASIATTMVFNDVGIEDAFKSILKTLPVCKVRGISYATLATCKIEYAKKKCFIFEYEFPVVLVYKGVELLDIPKKSFYIEGKKLQSSEFDVDTDFSIFLMTDGITQAGMGTDRFPLGFGLENVKKELDNLLKNKVDHKSIAEHFVKLVEKLDRGTKGDDATVVALKIREKRIVTIMVGPPEKKENDVLVVNKLINSPGKKIVCGGTTGKIVERVLGKPIEIDIQTIYEDSPPVGKMEGIDLVTEGIITLTQVFRYFENQTKDIGYAARLIVQELENADVINFLVGRAINPAHQNPLFAHDISLKFRLINDLAQRLRELGKIVNIEYY comes from the coding sequence ATGATAACCTGTGAGATTCACTACGCTCAGAAAAACAAGTCTGGAGAACTTGTCTGCGGTGATGCAGTTTATTACAAACACGATGAAAACAAAATGGTTGTCAGCGTATCAGATGGTCTTGGAAGCGGTGTGAAGGCAAACATTCTTGCAACTTTGACTGCATCGATTGCCACCACAATGGTGTTCAACGACGTCGGCATAGAAGATGCCTTTAAATCAATTCTCAAAACCTTACCTGTGTGTAAAGTGCGTGGTATAAGCTATGCAACACTGGCTACGTGCAAGATTGAATACGCAAAGAAAAAATGTTTCATCTTTGAATACGAATTTCCGGTTGTTCTAGTTTACAAAGGCGTGGAACTTTTGGATATTCCGAAAAAGAGTTTTTACATTGAAGGCAAAAAGCTTCAATCGAGTGAATTTGATGTGGATACAGATTTTTCGATCTTTTTGATGACCGACGGTATCACTCAAGCTGGAATGGGCACAGATAGATTCCCACTCGGATTTGGATTGGAGAACGTCAAAAAGGAGCTGGACAATCTTTTGAAGAACAAAGTCGATCACAAAAGCATAGCAGAGCATTTTGTCAAGCTTGTCGAAAAACTCGATAGAGGAACCAAAGGAGATGATGCAACAGTTGTGGCTTTGAAAATCAGAGAAAAAAGGATAGTTACGATAATGGTCGGTCCTCCAGAAAAAAAGGAAAACGATGTTTTAGTGGTCAACAAACTGATCAACTCTCCCGGAAAAAAGATCGTCTGCGGTGGTACGACTGGAAAAATCGTTGAAAGGGTTTTGGGAAAGCCGATAGAAATCGACATCCAAACAATATACGAAGACTCACCTCCGGTTGGAAAAATGGAAGGGATAGATCTTGTGACCGAGGGAATAATAACTCTTACACAGGTTTTCAGATATTTTGAAAATCAAACAAAAGACATTGGTTACGCTGCAAGGCTTATTGTTCAAGAACTTGAAAATGCCGATGTAATAAACTTTTTGGTCGGCCGTGCTATAAACCCGGCTCATCAAAATCCTCTTTTTGCGCACGATATATCGCTGAAATTCAGATTGATAAACGATCTGGCGCAAAGATTAAGAGAACTAGGTAAAATCGTCAACATTGAATACTACTGA
- a CDS encoding [Fe-Fe] hydrogenase large subunit C-terminal domain-containing protein yields the protein MVDSQYIVSVDANCQYCYKCLRNCFVKSIKFENEKSKVLAEDCILCGDCIEICPQKAKTYRKDIEKLTSILNRPFMVSIAPSFYAHFDQPFKVISFLKSLGATYVGETAVGAEIVSMKYGEIFEKSSGPTISTACPVVVYYVERYQPEIIPYLANVVSPAAAHLEFMKSYFGKFPSVFIGPCIAKKKELEGVYDVVLTFEELDEYIKISKVNLSSFKDVLPDPPYAEKAAFYPITDGINFSTNRKFEDSISISGVRNVAEFLKNLDISTKIFVELSACDNSCINGPAIRKDLSVVQKKSRILKIRNELKSTRKRIIQIDSNLKLSREFKDRSKKTTYSEEAIKEVLISMGKTDPSKELNCSACGYNTCREKAVAVLEGKAEKEMCLPYLVEKVSSASNKLVEESPNIIFIHKDGKILYKNKMARKYFLNFSENQIMEFISEIERKRLDKINLELFGKHFTFYCKTFELPEESGNVIVLVDVTRENKQKEEISRIKNESIKRIEEVLEKQMLLAQEIASLLGESIAEAKSRFEQFKKIMEESDDNL from the coding sequence ATGGTTGATAGTCAATACATCGTTTCCGTTGATGCCAACTGCCAGTATTGCTATAAATGCCTGAGAAACTGTTTTGTAAAATCCATAAAGTTCGAAAACGAAAAATCAAAAGTGTTGGCTGAAGATTGCATTCTCTGCGGAGATTGCATAGAAATATGCCCCCAGAAAGCCAAGACTTACAGAAAAGATATTGAGAAATTAACCTCAATTCTCAATCGACCTTTTATGGTTTCAATAGCACCATCCTTTTATGCTCATTTCGATCAACCCTTCAAGGTTATATCCTTTTTAAAGTCATTAGGAGCAACTTACGTCGGTGAAACAGCTGTGGGAGCAGAAATTGTTTCAATGAAGTATGGGGAAATCTTCGAAAAATCCTCTGGACCAACCATATCCACCGCTTGCCCTGTCGTTGTTTACTATGTGGAAAGATATCAACCAGAAATTATCCCATACCTTGCAAACGTTGTATCACCAGCTGCGGCTCACCTTGAGTTCATGAAATCTTACTTTGGCAAATTTCCATCTGTGTTCATCGGTCCCTGCATAGCGAAAAAGAAAGAGTTAGAAGGTGTATACGACGTGGTTCTCACTTTCGAGGAACTTGATGAGTACATAAAAATCTCAAAGGTCAATCTTTCCAGCTTTAAAGACGTTTTACCTGATCCACCGTACGCTGAGAAAGCTGCCTTTTATCCTATCACAGATGGCATAAACTTCAGCACCAACAGAAAGTTTGAGGATAGCATTTCGATTTCAGGAGTTCGAAACGTCGCAGAATTTCTGAAGAATCTTGATATTTCCACAAAGATTTTCGTAGAACTTTCTGCATGCGACAACAGTTGTATAAACGGTCCTGCCATCAGAAAGGATTTGAGCGTTGTCCAGAAAAAATCAAGGATATTGAAAATAAGAAACGAGTTGAAAAGTACGAGAAAAAGAATAATTCAAATAGATTCAAATCTTAAACTTTCAAGAGAGTTTAAGGATCGATCCAAGAAAACCACTTACAGCGAGGAAGCCATCAAAGAAGTGTTAATTTCAATGGGAAAGACTGATCCATCCAAGGAACTCAACTGCAGTGCTTGTGGGTACAACACCTGTCGAGAAAAAGCCGTAGCGGTTTTGGAAGGCAAAGCTGAAAAAGAGATGTGTCTACCATACCTTGTGGAAAAAGTTTCAAGCGCGAGCAACAAACTTGTCGAAGAATCACCGAACATAATATTTATTCACAAAGATGGAAAGATACTTTACAAAAACAAAATGGCAAGGAAATACTTTCTGAACTTTTCAGAGAATCAAATCATGGAATTTATAAGCGAAATCGAAAGAAAACGTTTGGACAAAATAAACTTGGAGCTCTTTGGAAAACACTTCACGTTCTATTGCAAAACCTTCGAACTTCCTGAAGAAAGTGGAAATGTGATCGTTTTGGTCGACGTCACAAGGGAAAACAAACAAAAAGAAGAAATCTCGAGGATAAAAAACGAATCGATCAAAAGAATCGAGGAAGTGCTTGAAAAACAAATGTTGCTTGCGCAGGAAATAGCAAGTTTGCTTGGTGAATCGATAGCGGAAGCAAAAAGTAGATTCGAACAGTTCAAAAAGATCATGGAGGAATCCGATGATAACCTGTGA
- a CDS encoding NAD(P)H-dependent oxidoreductase subunit E, with translation MEMVIKVCMGSSCHMKGAYKIVEKLKKFPNIKLYGALCMGNCSNGVNVEINGKLYSNITEENIEELIMKIMETEKSENNG, from the coding sequence ATGGAAATGGTAATCAAAGTATGCATGGGAAGTTCGTGTCACATGAAAGGAGCTTATAAGATTGTCGAAAAGCTGAAAAAGTTTCCAAATATCAAACTGTACGGGGCTCTGTGCATGGGCAACTGCTCAAACGGTGTCAACGTTGAAATCAACGGAAAACTTTACTCCAACATAACCGAGGAGAACATTGAAGAATTGATCATGAAGATTATGGAAACGGAAAAGAGTGAGAACAATGGTTGA
- a CDS encoding TM1266 family iron-only hydrogenase system putative regulator, whose product MEKRYYMINIVVLDRESAYNQVNELLHQYANLIKLRVGYPVEEEGFAVIFVVVKATNDEVGSFAGKLGKIPKVKVKSTLVK is encoded by the coding sequence GTGGAAAAGCGCTATTACATGATCAACATCGTTGTACTGGATCGAGAAAGCGCATACAATCAAGTCAACGAATTGTTGCATCAATATGCAAACTTGATCAAGCTAAGGGTTGGTTATCCTGTTGAAGAGGAAGGTTTTGCGGTGATTTTCGTCGTGGTAAAAGCAACCAATGACGAGGTTGGAAGTTTTGCGGGAAAACTTGGTAAGATTCCAAAAGTTAAAGTGAAAAGTACTTTGGTTAAATGA
- the hydG gene encoding [FeFe] hydrogenase H-cluster radical SAM maturase HydG, whose product MYVFLKERLEAKSFIDPQKICEELEKAVPEKEKVRAIIQKSLEKNRLSPSEVATLLNVQDKELWEEIFEAARKLKEEIYGKRIVLFAPLYIGNDCINDCVYCGFRNSNREVQRKTLTFDELRKEVEALVSKGHKRLIVVYGEHPKYSPQFIAETIRTVYETKVGHGEIRRVNVNAAPQTIEGYKIIRSAGIGTFQIFQETYHPEVYRKLHPKGPKSNYNWRLYALDRAMLAGIDDVGIGALFGLYDWKFEVMGLIYHTIHLEERFGVGPHTISFPRLKPAIGVDFKSKYAVSDEDFKKVVAIIRLAVPYTGMILTAREPAQLRREVLKLGVSQIDGGSSIGIGSYSKSDPETLKKSQFTLYDTRSLEEIIQELLKEGYIPSFCTACYRMGRTGQHFMEFAVPGFVRKFCTPNALFTLKEYLLDYASAETREIGEKLIADEIEKLEINKEIAKKYLKRIEAGERDVRF is encoded by the coding sequence ATGTATGTATTTTTAAAAGAAAGGCTAGAAGCCAAAAGTTTTATCGACCCGCAGAAAATATGTGAAGAACTTGAAAAAGCAGTTCCTGAGAAAGAAAAAGTTCGAGCCATTATCCAGAAGTCTTTGGAAAAAAATAGACTATCACCTTCAGAAGTTGCTACCCTTCTGAATGTTCAAGATAAAGAACTTTGGGAAGAAATATTCGAAGCAGCTAGGAAGTTGAAAGAGGAAATCTATGGTAAAAGAATCGTTCTTTTCGCACCGTTGTACATTGGTAACGATTGCATAAATGATTGCGTTTACTGTGGTTTTAGAAACTCCAACAGAGAAGTTCAAAGAAAAACGTTGACTTTTGACGAACTTAGAAAGGAAGTCGAAGCTCTTGTAAGTAAAGGGCACAAAAGACTCATAGTAGTCTATGGAGAACATCCCAAATACAGCCCTCAATTCATAGCTGAAACGATTAGGACTGTCTATGAAACAAAGGTTGGTCATGGCGAAATTCGAAGGGTCAACGTCAACGCAGCTCCTCAAACAATAGAAGGTTATAAGATAATTCGCTCCGCTGGAATTGGGACTTTTCAGATTTTCCAGGAAACTTACCATCCAGAGGTTTATAGGAAGCTACATCCAAAAGGACCAAAATCGAATTATAACTGGCGTTTGTATGCCTTGGACCGCGCAATGCTCGCAGGAATTGATGATGTAGGGATAGGCGCGTTATTTGGACTTTACGACTGGAAGTTCGAAGTAATGGGACTTATTTACCACACGATTCATCTTGAGGAAAGATTTGGAGTTGGTCCACACACGATATCGTTTCCAAGGTTAAAACCCGCTATAGGTGTGGATTTCAAATCAAAGTACGCTGTAAGTGATGAGGATTTTAAAAAGGTAGTTGCTATAATAAGGCTCGCCGTTCCCTACACAGGTATGATACTCACAGCTAGAGAACCAGCGCAGCTTAGAAGAGAGGTTTTAAAACTTGGAGTTTCTCAAATTGATGGTGGTTCAAGCATAGGAATAGGTTCCTACTCAAAATCCGATCCAGAAACTCTCAAAAAAAGTCAGTTTACCCTTTACGACACCAGAAGTTTGGAGGAAATTATCCAGGAACTTTTGAAAGAAGGTTACATACCATCTTTCTGCACCGCTTGCTATCGCATGGGAAGAACAGGGCAACACTTTATGGAGTTTGCAGTTCCTGGTTTTGTAAGAAAGTTCTGTACACCAAATGCTTTGTTCACTCTCAAAGAATATCTGCTCGATTACGCATCGGCTGAAACAAGAGAAATTGGAGAAAAGCTTATTGCAGATGAAATCGAAAAACTTGAAATAAACAAAGAGATTGCTAAAAAATATCTTAAGAGAATTGAAGCTGGTGAAAGGGATGTTAGATTTTGA
- the hydE gene encoding [FeFe] hydrogenase H-cluster radical SAM maturase HydE, with protein sequence MLEKDRIFNFEKIDVEYVAHILSTDKYDQELFEFANEVREKYVGKQVHIRGIIEFSNYCVQNCLYCGLRRDNKKLTRYRMSLQEIIDRAKLIASFGIKTVVLQSGEDFSYTTDDISYLIREIKKLNVAITLSLGERSFEEYKVWKELGADRYLMRHETANPQLYAALHPNDSFEIRKSHLFYLKKLGYETGAGSMVGLPGQTPYDLALDIAFVKELDADMIGIGPFIPHPDTPLANEKGGDLKTCLKMIALARIAVPTANIPATTALGTINPFGRELGLKWGANVIMPNMTPNPYRPNYSLYPGKICVFENDTACANCVKQIIKRAGLIVSDDYGYRKKEVVIAL encoded by the coding sequence GTGCTCGAAAAGGATAGGATATTCAACTTTGAAAAAATAGATGTGGAATATGTTGCACATATTCTTTCGACGGACAAGTATGATCAGGAGCTTTTTGAATTTGCAAATGAAGTCAGGGAAAAGTACGTTGGCAAACAGGTTCATATAAGAGGAATAATAGAGTTTTCAAACTATTGTGTTCAAAATTGTCTTTACTGCGGTCTTAGAAGGGACAACAAGAAACTTACAAGATATAGAATGAGCCTTCAGGAGATAATCGATAGGGCGAAACTGATAGCAAGTTTTGGAATAAAAACTGTGGTCCTTCAGTCTGGAGAGGATTTTAGCTACACAACCGATGATATCTCATATTTGATTAGAGAAATAAAAAAACTGAATGTAGCCATCACTTTAAGTTTGGGAGAGCGTTCCTTTGAAGAGTACAAAGTTTGGAAAGAACTAGGCGCAGACAGATATTTGATGCGTCATGAAACTGCCAATCCCCAGCTTTATGCAGCTTTGCATCCAAACGACTCTTTTGAGATCAGAAAATCACATTTGTTTTATTTGAAAAAACTTGGCTACGAAACTGGTGCGGGTTCGATGGTTGGTCTTCCTGGGCAAACACCGTACGATCTTGCGCTTGATATAGCTTTTGTGAAGGAATTGGATGCTGATATGATAGGAATTGGGCCTTTTATTCCACATCCAGATACTCCTTTGGCAAACGAAAAAGGCGGCGATCTGAAAACTTGCTTGAAGATGATCGCGCTTGCAAGAATTGCTGTACCTACTGCTAACATACCAGCGACAACTGCGCTTGGAACGATTAATCCCTTTGGAAGGGAACTTGGTTTAAAATGGGGTGCCAACGTGATAATGCCAAACATGACCCCAAATCCTTACAGACCAAATTATTCACTTTACCCAGGAAAAATATGTGTGTTTGAAAACGACACAGCGTGTGCAAACTGCGTCAAGCAGATCATTAAGCGCGCTGGCTTAATTGTAAGTGACGACTACGGTTATCGCAAAAAAGAAGTAGTGATTGCACTTTGA
- the hydF gene encoding [FeFe] hydrogenase H-cluster maturation GTPase HydF produces the protein MSLNKTPRSERLHIAIFGRRNAGKSSLINAITGQNVALVSPVKGTTTDPVYKAMELLPLGPVVFIDTAGIDDEGELGELRKKKTWEVLGKTDVAILLIDNTEGVGEPEEEILSAIKKQKIPAIAVFNKCDLKTISSDMLSFYNAKWEIPVVQVSAATGEGIEKLKEILMQTAKADEDQVFIVKDLISRGDFVVLVVPIDKSAPKGRLILPQQQTIREIIDAGGMAVVTQEDRLKETLDALKVKPRLVITDSQVFHKVAADTPLDIPLTSFSILFARYKGDLEELVKGTQAVEKLKDGDKVLIAEACTHHRLDDDIAQVKIPRWLKQKTGKNLHIDIASGGDFPENLKEYSLVIHCGACMLNRREMMRRIRQVKEAGVPIVNYGVFIAYVQGILNRVLQPFRKLRNALKEEEETKVV, from the coding sequence GTGAGCTTGAACAAAACTCCTCGTTCTGAAAGATTGCACATAGCGATCTTTGGAAGAAGAAACGCAGGAAAATCTAGTTTGATAAATGCAATCACAGGTCAAAACGTTGCTCTTGTTTCACCTGTTAAGGGTACAACAACTGATCCCGTTTACAAAGCCATGGAATTACTACCGCTTGGGCCAGTTGTTTTCATAGACACAGCTGGCATTGATGATGAAGGAGAACTTGGAGAACTGCGAAAGAAGAAAACTTGGGAAGTTCTTGGAAAAACTGATGTTGCTATATTGCTCATCGATAACACAGAAGGTGTTGGAGAGCCTGAAGAAGAAATTTTGAGTGCCATCAAAAAGCAGAAAATTCCAGCGATAGCTGTCTTTAATAAATGCGATTTAAAGACAATTTCTTCTGATATGCTCTCATTTTACAACGCCAAGTGGGAAATACCTGTTGTTCAAGTTTCTGCTGCCACTGGGGAAGGTATAGAAAAGCTCAAAGAAATACTCATGCAAACTGCCAAAGCCGATGAAGACCAAGTTTTTATAGTAAAAGATTTGATCTCTCGTGGAGATTTTGTAGTTTTGGTTGTCCCAATTGATAAATCCGCACCAAAAGGAAGGTTGATATTACCACAGCAACAGACGATAAGAGAGATCATCGACGCGGGTGGGATGGCGGTTGTCACACAAGAAGATAGACTTAAAGAAACTTTGGATGCGCTCAAAGTCAAACCTCGTCTTGTCATAACCGATTCGCAGGTTTTTCACAAAGTTGCGGCTGATACCCCTTTGGATATACCTTTAACTTCCTTTTCCATACTCTTCGCAAGGTATAAAGGAGATCTTGAAGAGCTTGTCAAAGGAACTCAAGCAGTTGAAAAGTTAAAAGATGGCGATAAAGTTTTGATTGCCGAAGCTTGCACGCATCATCGTTTGGATGATGACATAGCACAGGTGAAAATCCCACGATGGCTAAAACAAAAGACAGGAAAAAATCTACACATAGACATTGCGAGTGGTGGAGATTTTCCAGAAAATTTAAAAGAATACTCCCTCGTGATTCACTGCGGAGCTTGCATGCTCAACCGCAGAGAAATGATGCGAAGAATTAGACAAGTTAAGGAAGCCGGTGTACCAATAGTGAATTACGGTGTTTTCATAGCATATGTTCAGGGAATATTGAACAGAGTTTTACAACCCTTTCGAAAATTGAGAAACGCGTTAAAAGAAGAAGAAGAGACAAAAGTTGTATAA
- a CDS encoding molybdopterin oxidoreductase family protein: MQWPCRTLEDPGTSILHVSRFSTPDGLAKFFAVEYRESPELPDKEYPFFLTTGRLLFHFHTGTMTRRSTIAKYINEPYVEINPKDAQELGIKDGDEIYVVSRRGRVKSKAKVTEKVPERTVFSTFHFFETPINELTLADPLDPVAKIPNFKVSAVRIEKA; encoded by the coding sequence TTGCAATGGCCTTGCAGAACCTTGGAAGACCCTGGTACATCGATACTTCATGTCTCAAGATTCAGCACACCAGATGGACTTGCAAAGTTTTTCGCCGTCGAATACCGAGAATCTCCAGAACTTCCAGACAAAGAATACCCATTCTTCCTTACAACTGGTAGGTTGCTCTTCCATTTCCATACTGGAACGATGACAAGAAGAAGCACCATTGCCAAGTACATAAATGAACCCTATGTGGAGATAAATCCAAAAGACGCACAAGAACTTGGGATAAAGGATGGCGACGAAATCTATGTTGTTTCAAGGCGTGGAAGAGTCAAAAGCAAGGCAAAAGTTACTGAAAAAGTCCCTGAAAGAACTGTTTTCAGCACATTCCATTTCTTCGAAACACCAATCAACGAACTTACTTTGGCAGATCCACTGGATCCGGTTGCAAAAATTCCAAACTTTAAAGTGAGTGCCGTGAGGATAGAAAAAGCATGA
- the mobA gene encoding molybdenum cofactor guanylyltransferase, producing the protein MIAVILNGGRSTRFGEDKSNFSIGNLTMVEVVFNKLCEVFEKVILVGKPHPKLPYVVDKYFKGPVGGLLTALELLDEDVFLIGCDMPCVMPEVVKRMLKFFNNDVDAVVPMLSDGFHPLHAIYSKRMEKHLRKSLLEDCSFKTAFKYARVVFLTEEDFKDIKGWQKSFININTKADLKLLEVI; encoded by the coding sequence ATGATAGCGGTGATTTTGAACGGCGGGAGATCAACTAGATTTGGCGAGGACAAAAGCAACTTTTCCATAGGCAACTTGACGATGGTTGAAGTTGTCTTTAACAAGCTGTGTGAAGTTTTTGAAAAAGTTATTTTGGTCGGCAAACCCCATCCAAAACTCCCTTATGTTGTTGACAAATATTTCAAAGGGCCGGTCGGAGGTCTTCTGACCGCCCTTGAACTTCTCGATGAAGATGTCTTTCTAATCGGTTGTGATATGCCGTGCGTTATGCCTGAGGTTGTCAAAAGGATGTTGAAGTTCTTCAACAACGATGTTGACGCAGTTGTGCCAATGCTTTCTGATGGGTTTCACCCACTTCATGCGATTTATTCAAAAAGGATGGAAAAGCATCTGCGCAAAAGTCTTCTTGAGGACTGTTCTTTCAAAACAGCCTTCAAGTATGCAAGAGTTGTATTTCTCACTGAGGAAGATTTCAAGGATATAAAAGGGTGGCAGAAAAGTTTTATAAATATCAATACCAAAGCCGATTTGAAATTGCTGGAGGTAATATGA
- the fdhD gene encoding formate dehydrogenase accessory sulfurtransferase FdhD, with the protein MKVKIFKCFTEGFCECFEDLVIDDSLIRVHLNGEFLFETHCLAEDVEEFVLGYMVFKGIRPVKWSFSFDGVNANLNLHEFKLFKSPMLVKFTPCMNAIKELQEFQNFSLEELPFKTKIRTSAVLKAMDHLLNDELHKKTGAVHLAGLYDSAGEPLVKFQDIGRHNAVDKVVGWMVKNNVDPTGKILLSSGRLPYDMVVKAVHAGVEVLASKAPAMASAIQLAEKLNLTLIGFVREGRMNVYTHPERVEEVEG; encoded by the coding sequence ATGAAGGTAAAAATTTTCAAATGCTTTACCGAAGGATTTTGTGAATGCTTTGAAGATTTGGTAATCGACGATTCACTGATAAGAGTTCATTTGAACGGTGAATTTCTTTTTGAAACCCACTGTTTAGCAGAGGATGTAGAAGAGTTTGTGCTTGGATATATGGTCTTCAAAGGAATAAGGCCTGTGAAGTGGTCCTTTTCCTTCGATGGAGTGAATGCCAATTTGAACCTTCACGAATTTAAACTTTTCAAAAGTCCGATGCTTGTCAAATTTACCCCTTGTATGAACGCGATAAAAGAACTTCAGGAATTTCAGAATTTTTCACTCGAAGAATTACCTTTCAAAACCAAAATTAGAACTTCAGCAGTTTTGAAAGCTATGGATCACCTTTTGAACGATGAGCTTCACAAGAAAACCGGAGCGGTTCACCTTGCTGGTCTGTACGATAGTGCTGGAGAACCATTGGTGAAATTTCAAGACATAGGAAGGCACAACGCTGTGGATAAAGTCGTGGGATGGATGGTTAAAAACAATGTTGATCCAACTGGTAAGATCCTTCTTTCAAGCGGAAGGTTGCCGTACGACATGGTGGTGAAAGCCGTTCACGCTGGCGTAGAAGTTCTTGCTTCAAAAGCACCTGCTATGGCAAGTGCGATTCAATTGGCTGAAAAACTGAATTTGACTTTAATTGGTTTTGTGAGAGAGGGAAGAATGAACGTTTACACACATCCTGAAAGGGTTGAGGAGGTGGAAGGATGA
- the rsmH gene encoding 16S rRNA (cytosine(1402)-N(4))-methyltransferase RsmH, with the protein METIHVPVMVNEVLQSFKGLNGIFLDCTVGLGGHAEALLKNFQESVVVGLDVDEEALAIAKQRLAEYEKQGRVYLFNCSYVDAVDVLKTLKIDKVVGILMDLGVSTLQLVKSERGFSFLMDGPLDMRMNKNQSLTAYDVVNKWDEDELRRIIFEYGEEKRYARRIASFIVKNRPISSTSELVKVIAKALPPEAKRNRKRHFATKVFQAIRIAVNNELENLKRFLSFAPELLQVGGRIAVISFHSLEDRLVKQAFKTDSRLRVLTKKPMVPSTEEIKNNPKSRSAKLRVAERI; encoded by the coding sequence ATGGAAACGATACACGTTCCAGTTATGGTAAACGAAGTTCTCCAGAGCTTTAAAGGCTTAAATGGAATTTTTTTAGATTGTACTGTTGGACTAGGTGGTCATGCTGAGGCTTTGTTGAAAAATTTTCAAGAAAGTGTAGTTGTTGGTTTGGACGTTGACGAAGAAGCTTTAGCAATAGCGAAGCAAAGGTTAGCGGAGTACGAAAAGCAAGGTAGAGTATATCTTTTCAATTGTTCTTACGTTGACGCAGTAGATGTTCTAAAGACTTTAAAAATAGATAAAGTCGTAGGAATTTTGATGGACCTAGGTGTGTCAACACTACAACTTGTCAAAAGTGAACGTGGTTTTTCTTTCTTGATGGATGGACCGTTGGACATGCGAATGAACAAAAACCAATCTTTAACAGCGTACGACGTTGTGAACAAATGGGATGAAGACGAACTTAGAAGAATTATTTTTGAGTACGGCGAAGAAAAAAGATACGCACGACGTATAGCGAGTTTTATAGTTAAAAACAGACCAATATCTTCAACGAGTGAACTTGTAAAAGTTATAGCGAAAGCCTTGCCGCCGGAAGCAAAACGCAATAGAAAAAGACATTTTGCCACAAAAGTTTTTCAAGCGATAAGAATAGCAGTGAACAACGAGCTTGAAAATTTAAAAAGATTTCTTTCATTTGCGCCAGAACTTTTGCAAGTGGGGGGAAGAATAGCGGTAATTTCCTTTCATTCGTTGGAGGATAGGTTGGTTAAACAGGCGTTTAAGACCGATTCAAGGTTGAGAGTTTTAACTAAAAAACCAATGGTTCCAAGTACTGAAGAAATAAAGAATAATCCAAAGTCGCGTAGTGCAAAGTTAAGGGTAGCGGAGCGAATTTGA